A genomic stretch from Sphingopyxis macrogoltabida includes:
- the traA gene encoding Ti-type conjugative transfer relaxase TraA, producing the protein MAIYHFSAKVISRAKGSSAVASAAYRSASRLFDEKLNRHHDFSNKAGVIHSEVIFPEGAPKRLNDRTALWNEVEAGEKRKDAQLAREVEFSIPREMDQQQGVSLARDFVQKQFVDRGMVADLNVHWDKADDGSPKPHAHVMMTMREVGPEGFGKKVRDWNGTELLQEWREAWAAHVNERMAELGLEGRIDHRSYADQGIQLEPQHKIGPMGTRRLEEDEPHRRAEDHLRIARENGEKIVADPNVALDAITRQQATFTTRDLAVFAFRHSDGKDQFDQVMAAVRASPELVALGTDGRDQERFTSREMIATEAQLERAGDELARGARHGVSVSHRTGALETAEGRGLVLSGEQRDAFDRITEGQGLTSVIGYAGTGKSAMLGVAREAWEREGYQVRGAALSGIAAENLEGGSGIQSRTIASLEHAWAQGRDQLSRNDVLVVDEAGMIGTRQMERVLSHARDAGAKVVLVGDPEQMQAIEAGAAFRSISERHGAAEITEVRRQRGDWQKEATRSLATGRTGEALHAYESRGMVQAADTREAARGELVDGWDRQRQAEPDKTRIILTHTNAEVRALNEEARGRMRAGGELGQDVGVTVERGRRDFASGDRIMFLRNERSMGVKNGTLGTLEHVSEGRMAVRLDGGSRVAFDLKDYAHVDHGYAATIHKSQGVTVDRAHVLATPGMDRHGAYVALSRHRDGVSLHYGRDDFTDQRQLARVLSRDRAKDMAGDYAAPSDNDRARAFAERREIRFPELAREIAAKVRDKAKGMFDGFRPRAPQKTSAPEREPATGGKPGQDEAIERYARATADIGRMRAKGLPVLPHQESALRKAGEALDAGRSHAARDLASALRRDPKLIEQAAGGNTGGAARAMAEEQRVWLDPDARAGRFVEAWKAMQRDRAAFERAGDRAGAERLRGNMAKVAGAIGRDPQLESALRRRAPELALKLEKDRAVGDALTRSLGPDRERDRGLSR; encoded by the coding sequence ATGGCGATCTATCATTTCAGCGCCAAGGTTATCAGCCGCGCGAAGGGCTCCAGCGCCGTCGCGTCCGCTGCCTATCGCTCGGCATCGCGGCTGTTCGATGAGAAGCTGAATCGCCATCACGACTTCTCGAACAAGGCCGGTGTGATCCACTCCGAGGTGATATTTCCGGAGGGCGCGCCGAAGCGTTTAAACGACCGCACTGCGCTGTGGAACGAGGTGGAGGCAGGCGAGAAGCGCAAGGACGCGCAGCTTGCCCGCGAGGTGGAGTTCTCGATTCCGCGCGAGATGGATCAGCAGCAGGGCGTGAGCCTCGCCCGCGATTTCGTGCAGAAGCAGTTCGTGGATCGCGGGATGGTCGCCGACCTCAACGTGCATTGGGACAAGGCGGACGACGGCAGCCCGAAGCCGCACGCGCATGTCATGATGACGATGCGGGAAGTCGGGCCTGAAGGGTTCGGCAAGAAGGTCCGGGATTGGAACGGCACCGAGCTGTTGCAGGAGTGGCGCGAGGCGTGGGCGGCGCACGTGAACGAGCGCATGGCTGAGCTTGGGCTGGAGGGCCGGATCGATCATCGCTCCTATGCCGATCAGGGCATCCAGCTTGAGCCGCAGCACAAGATCGGGCCGATGGGAACGCGCCGTCTGGAGGAGGACGAGCCGCACCGACGCGCCGAAGATCATCTGCGGATCGCGCGCGAGAACGGCGAGAAGATCGTCGCGGACCCGAATGTCGCGCTCGATGCGATCACGCGGCAGCAGGCCACCTTCACCACCCGCGACCTGGCTGTGTTCGCGTTCCGCCATTCGGACGGCAAGGATCAGTTCGACCAGGTGATGGCGGCGGTGCGCGCCAGTCCCGAACTGGTGGCGCTAGGCACGGACGGACGCGACCAGGAGCGGTTCACATCCCGCGAGATGATCGCGACCGAAGCACAGCTTGAGCGCGCCGGTGACGAGCTGGCGCGTGGCGCCAGGCATGGCGTGTCCGTGTCGCATCGCACCGGGGCGCTGGAGACGGCGGAAGGGCGCGGCTTGGTGCTGTCGGGCGAGCAGCGCGACGCCTTCGACCGTATCACCGAGGGTCAAGGGCTGACGTCGGTCATCGGCTATGCCGGCACCGGCAAGTCGGCGATGCTGGGCGTTGCGCGCGAGGCGTGGGAGCGCGAGGGCTATCAGGTGCGCGGCGCGGCCTTGTCCGGGATCGCGGCCGAGAACCTTGAGGGCGGATCGGGCATCCAGTCCCGCACCATCGCCAGCCTTGAACATGCGTGGGCGCAGGGCCGTGACCAGCTGTCCCGCAACGACGTGCTGGTGGTGGACGAGGCGGGCATGATCGGCACCCGCCAGATGGAGCGGGTGCTGTCCCATGCCCGCGACGCCGGCGCGAAGGTGGTGCTGGTGGGCGACCCCGAGCAGATGCAGGCGATCGAAGCCGGAGCGGCGTTCCGGTCGATCAGTGAGCGCCACGGCGCGGCCGAGATCACCGAGGTTCGCCGGCAGCGGGGCGACTGGCAGAAGGAGGCGACGCGCTCGCTCGCCACGGGCCGCACCGGTGAGGCGCTGCACGCCTATGAGAGCCGGGGCATGGTGCAGGCGGCCGACACGCGCGAGGCGGCGCGGGGCGAGCTGGTGGACGGTTGGGATCGCCAGCGCCAAGCCGAGCCTGACAAGACCCGCATCATCCTCACCCACACCAATGCCGAGGTGCGCGCGCTCAACGAGGAGGCGCGCGGGCGGATGCGGGCGGGCGGCGAGCTGGGCCAGGACGTGGGCGTCACCGTCGAGCGGGGCCGGCGCGACTTCGCATCCGGCGACCGGATCATGTTCCTGCGCAACGAGCGCAGCATGGGCGTGAAGAACGGCACGCTGGGCACGCTGGAGCATGTCAGCGAAGGCCGCATGGCGGTGCGGCTCGACGGGGGCAGCCGTGTCGCTTTCGACCTCAAGGACTATGCCCATGTCGATCATGGCTATGCCGCGACCATCCATAAATCGCAGGGCGTGACCGTCGATCGCGCGCATGTGCTGGCGACGCCGGGGATGGACCGGCACGGCGCCTATGTCGCGCTGTCGCGGCATCGCGACGGGGTGTCGCTCCATTATGGGCGCGACGACTTCACCGATCAGCGCCAGCTCGCCCGCGTCCTGTCGCGTGACCGCGCCAAGGACATGGCCGGCGACTATGCCGCCCCTTCCGACAATGACCGGGCGCGCGCGTTCGCCGAGCGGCGCGAGATCCGGTTTCCGGAACTCGCGCGGGAGATCGCCGCCAAGGTGCGCGACAAGGCCAAGGGCATGTTCGACGGCTTCCGGCCCCGGGCACCGCAGAAGACGTCCGCGCCGGAACGGGAGCCCGCGACCGGCGGCAAGCCGGGCCAGGACGAGGCGATCGAACGCTATGCGCGCGCCACGGCCGATATAGGCCGGATGCGCGCCAAGGGCTTGCCGGTGCTGCCGCATCAGGAGAGCGCGTTGCGCAAGGCCGGCGAGGCGCTGGACGCGGGCCGCTCTCATGCCGCGCGCGACCTCGCTTCCGCGCTCCGGCGCGATCCGAAGCTCATTGAGCAGGCCGCCGGCGGCAACACTGGTGGAGCGGCGCGCGCGATGGCCGAGGAGCAGCGCGTCTGGCTTGACCCGGATGCCCGCGCAGGCCGCTTCGTGGAAGCATGGAAGGCGATGCAGCGCGACCGTGCCGCCTTTGAGCGGGCGGGCGACCGTGCCGGTGCCGAGCGGTTGCGCGGCAACATGGCGAAGGTCGCCGGTGCGATCGGGCGCGATCCGCAGCTGGAATCCGCACTCCGCCGCCGCGCGCCCGAGCTGGCGCTGAAGCTGGAGAAGGACCGCGCGGTCGGTGACGCGCTGACGAGATCGCTGGGGCCGGATCGCGAGCGTGACCGGGGACTGAGCCGATAG
- a CDS encoding conjugal transfer protein TraD, which produces MRKVRDYDAELKALESRAKAIKARRIEQLGQLVIAAGADVLDMETLAGALLDATASKDAEAKEAWRAKGSAFFQRRGRKGGRTAGGNGDSGSAQPGDDPASGSVAAS; this is translated from the coding sequence ATGCGCAAGGTACGCGACTATGACGCGGAGCTGAAAGCGCTGGAGAGCCGCGCCAAGGCGATTAAGGCACGTCGCATTGAACAGCTTGGCCAGCTTGTCATCGCCGCCGGGGCCGATGTGCTCGACATGGAAACCCTCGCCGGTGCGCTGCTCGATGCCACCGCTTCCAAGGACGCGGAAGCGAAGGAGGCGTGGCGCGCGAAGGGCTCCGCTTTCTTTCAACGGCGCGGGCGCAAAGGTGGCCGGACTGCTGGCGGCAACGGCGACAGCGGGAGTGCGCAACCGGGCGATGATCCAGCGTCTGGAAGCGTCGCAGCGTCGTAG
- a CDS encoding DUF6118 family protein: MSEDEHEPETAQEAFARVEGELALLRRAVERMAVERAELPEQPDYSETLAGMVQKIDATLQRADALVAAARDGATPRHVVDRIVAAGADARAEDRRTIATAAAELKDAIRVLQGVTASARRGDEQNRWLMWTAIGGVVLGMVLWAAFAGVVARAVPASWQWPEKMAARPLNMPMWEGGQRMMQAASPSAFAALAAGDRIVAANREALEACRKRADRESQAVRCTVSVAPREPQ, encoded by the coding sequence ATGAGCGAGGACGAGCACGAACCCGAGACAGCCCAGGAAGCCTTCGCGCGGGTGGAGGGCGAGCTGGCGCTGCTGCGCCGCGCAGTCGAGCGGATGGCGGTCGAGCGCGCCGAACTCCCCGAGCAGCCCGATTACAGCGAGACGCTGGCGGGCATGGTGCAGAAGATCGATGCCACCTTGCAGCGCGCTGACGCGCTGGTGGCGGCGGCCCGGGACGGAGCGACCCCACGCCATGTCGTTGACCGGATCGTGGCGGCAGGTGCGGATGCCCGCGCCGAGGACCGGCGGACGATCGCGACCGCAGCCGCCGAGCTGAAGGACGCAATCCGGGTGCTTCAGGGCGTGACGGCATCGGCGCGGCGCGGCGACGAGCAGAACCGCTGGCTGATGTGGACGGCGATCGGCGGCGTGGTGCTCGGCATGGTGCTTTGGGCGGCGTTCGCCGGCGTCGTGGCGCGCGCCGTGCCAGCGAGTTGGCAATGGCCGGAGAAGATGGCGGCGCGCCCGCTCAACATGCCGATGTGGGAAGGCGGACAGCGCATGATGCAGGCCGCTTCGCCCAGCGCGTTCGCTGCGCTGGCGGCGGGCGACCGGATCGTTGCCGCCAATCGTGAGGCACTGGAGGCGTGTCGGAAGCGCGCGGATCGTGAGAGCCAGGCGGTTCGATGTACCGTCAGCGTAGCGCCAAGGGAGCCCCAATAA
- a CDS encoding conjugal transfer protein TraD yields MQRRERTRHLIELGGLVQKAGLVELADDDRATIYGALLELVGHAGSDDADGTLALWKRRGKRAFDAETEAKEKGDGAPRY; encoded by the coding sequence ATGCAACGCCGCGAACGCACCCGCCACCTGATCGAGCTGGGCGGGCTCGTCCAGAAAGCCGGTCTGGTGGAACTCGCCGACGACGATCGCGCGACCATCTATGGCGCGCTGCTGGAGCTAGTCGGCCACGCTGGCAGCGACGATGCTGACGGCACCCTCGCGCTCTGGAAGCGGCGCGGCAAACGCGCGTTCGACGCGGAAACGGAAGCGAAGGAGAAAGGCGATGGCGCTCCTAGATATTGA
- a CDS encoding type IV secretory system conjugative DNA transfer family protein, translating into MAGPLIGGRRPISWRLAIVVAFVAAYATARWLEGIFGVGQISGTVSFLVLVGLIGATWWINSRAGNGRNELLGSARFGDRADVRKLEATGDLLIGRAKESGKLLRYDGAAHLLTIAPTRSGKGVGTIIPNLLLLDRSVVCIDPKGENARVTARARARKGAVWCLDPFGVSGRPAARYNPLAQLDPASPDLTEDAQTIADALVHDALGQSGEAHWNEEAKALIAGIILHTVIHEPVSQATLATVRDKLTRDPAAFAALLADMQASTGAHGLIARAANRQLGKSDREAAGVLSSAQRHTHFLDSPRLVESTSASDFRFADLKERPGTVFLCLPPDRLDTYARWLRLLVAQAVTDMARSPARPERPVLFLLDEFAALGRLEPVERAMGLMAGYGLQLWPILQDMHQLRALYGERAGTFLSNAGVIQTFGVNDHATADMLSRTIGDTTLEYATLSTSRGTGWGDNRAGPSESVSTHVTARRLVTPDEIMRMPADTLLLLRQGERPLWASKIRYYDQREFAGLFDPA; encoded by the coding sequence ATGGCGGGGCCGCTCATCGGCGGGCGTCGGCCGATCAGCTGGCGGCTCGCGATCGTCGTCGCGTTCGTCGCGGCCTATGCGACCGCGCGGTGGCTGGAAGGCATCTTCGGCGTTGGGCAGATTTCCGGCACGGTGTCGTTCCTGGTCCTGGTCGGCCTGATCGGCGCGACCTGGTGGATCAACAGCCGTGCAGGCAACGGCAGGAATGAGCTGCTCGGCTCGGCCCGCTTCGGTGACCGCGCCGACGTGCGCAAGCTGGAGGCGACCGGGGATCTCCTGATCGGCCGCGCCAAGGAGTCGGGCAAGCTGCTCCGCTATGACGGCGCGGCGCACCTGCTGACGATAGCACCCACCCGTTCCGGCAAGGGCGTCGGCACGATCATCCCCAACCTGCTCCTGCTCGACCGCTCCGTGGTCTGCATCGACCCCAAGGGCGAGAATGCCCGCGTCACGGCCCGTGCGCGGGCTAGGAAGGGTGCTGTATGGTGCCTCGACCCCTTCGGCGTCTCCGGGCGTCCTGCGGCCCGTTATAACCCTCTGGCGCAGCTCGACCCAGCGAGCCCGGACCTCACGGAAGATGCGCAAACGATCGCTGACGCGCTGGTCCATGACGCGCTGGGGCAATCGGGCGAGGCGCATTGGAACGAGGAAGCCAAGGCGCTGATCGCCGGCATCATCCTACACACCGTCATCCACGAGCCCGTGTCCCAAGCCACGCTGGCGACCGTGCGCGACAAGCTCACCCGCGATCCCGCCGCTTTCGCCGCGCTGCTGGCGGACATGCAGGCCAGCACCGGCGCGCACGGGCTGATCGCGCGCGCCGCCAACCGCCAGCTCGGCAAATCCGATCGCGAGGCGGCAGGCGTGCTGTCGTCGGCGCAGCGTCACACCCACTTTCTCGACAGCCCACGCCTGGTCGAAAGCACGTCCGCCTCCGATTTCCGGTTTGCCGACCTGAAGGAGCGGCCCGGCACCGTGTTCCTGTGCCTGCCACCGGATCGACTCGATACTTATGCGCGGTGGCTGCGGCTCCTGGTCGCGCAGGCCGTCACCGACATGGCGCGCTCCCCTGCCCGGCCGGAACGCCCGGTGCTGTTCCTGCTCGATGAGTTCGCCGCCCTCGGCCGACTGGAGCCGGTAGAGCGCGCGATGGGGCTGATGGCGGGCTATGGCCTCCAGCTTTGGCCGATCCTTCAGGACATGCACCAGCTCCGCGCCCTCTATGGCGAGCGCGCCGGCACCTTCCTGTCCAATGCCGGCGTGATCCAGACGTTCGGGGTCAATGACCATGCCACCGCCGACATGCTCTCGCGCACGATCGGCGACACGACGCTGGAATATGCGACCCTCAGCACGTCGCGCGGCACGGGCTGGGGCGACAATCGCGCCGGTCCCTCGGAAAGCGTCAGCACGCATGTCACGGCGCGGCGGCTCGTCACGCCCGACGAAATCATGCGGATGCCGGCCGACACGCTCCTGCTGCTGCGCCAGGGCGAACGCCCGCTCTGGGCCAGCAAAATCCGCTACTATGACCAGCGCGAGTTCGCAGGCCTGTTCGATCCGGCGTAA